TACGCGGTGACGATCGCGACGTACCGCGCATAGTCCAGGTCGGTGGGCCGGTGCGCCGGCGCGGCGTGCACGGTGTCCCGCCGGCGGTACGCGCGCAGTACCGCCGTGTCGGCCGGCACCGCCGACATCGGAGCGTCCCAGGCGGGGCTGTTGTCCAGTCCGGACTCCCACGGGTGCACGATGCTGGCCAGCCCGCCGCCGCCGACGTCGCGGTGGGTGGCGAGGTAGCGCTGCTGCGCCACCAGTCGCGGGTAGAGCCGGCGCAGCCCGGCACGGGCCCGTTCCGACGGCGCCCGGCGGTACGCGCACCAGGCGGCCAGGGCGTGCACGGGCGGCTGCACCAGGCCGGAGGTGGCCACCGGGGGCGTACCCTCGATCGTCTCCGACGCCCAGAACCCCGGCCCGGGAAAGTAGGCGCCACCGGGTACCGCCGGGTTGAACACGATGTGCGGCACCCGGCCGTCGCGCCACTGGGCGCGGAACAGGCTGGTCAGCTCCGACCAGGCGCGCTCCGGGCGGACGTGGGCCCAACCGATCGCGATGAACGCGGAGTCCCAACTCCACTGGTGCGGGTACAGGGTGCGCGACGGCACCGTGTGGTCGTGCTCCCAGTTGCCGCCGAGCGTCGCCCGGGCCAACCGCCAGAGCCGACCGTGCGCTGCGGGGGCGGCACCGGCGGCGGCACCGCCGCCCGGTGCCGTGCCCGACCCGGCCGACGGAGCAGTCTGGTTCACCATCAGTCACATCCTGGTAGCGCTGGGCTCCCCGCTAGGCTAGACGATCGTGACACCGGTCACTGCGCAAGGGGGCGGTCGAGCGGTGCGACGAGAGACGAAGGGAGCCCGGATGAAGAAGGCAGGGCAGGATCCCACGGGCACCGAGGGTGCGGCGTACACCCAGCGGTTGCAGCAGCTCAGCGGTGCGCGCTGGAAGCGGCTGCTGGACGTGCAGGCGCCGTACCGGTGGAACCTGCGCCGGCTGCGGCTGGGCCGCACCCTCGACGTCGGCTGCGGGCTCGGCCGCAACCTGGTCAACCTCGGTGAGGGCGCGGTCGGGGTGGACCACAACCCCACCTCCGTGGCGCACGCCCGCGCGCTCGGTCTCGAGGCGTACCCGACGGAGGAGTTCTTCGGCTCCGCCCACGCCCGGCCGGGCGCCTTCGACTCGCTGCTCGCCGCGCACCTGCTGGAGCACATGCCCGCCGCGCAGGCCCGCGAGGTGGTCGGGTCGTACCTGCCGTTCGTCCGCTCCGGCGGGCGGGCCGTCTTCATCACCCCGCAGGAGCGCGGCTACCACAGCGACGCCTCGCACGTCCGGTTCGTGGGCTTCGCCGAGGCGGCCGAGGACTGCCGGGCACTCGGCCTCACCGTGCTGCGCCAGTACTCGTTCCCGTTCCCCCGCGCCGCCGGCCGGCTGTTCACCTACAACGAGTTCGTGACCGTCGCCCGGCTGCCCTGACCGTCGCTCCTGTTCGTGGAGGCGCCCCGAGCGTGATCGGTAGCCTGGGCGGGTGCCCCCACAGCTCCCTCATCCCACGCCGGGCACGCCGGATACGAGGGGGCCGATCTGGTACATCTGGTGGTTGGTCCGCTGCCAGCCGTGGCGGGTGCTGCGCGGCGGCCTGATCGGTACGGCCTGGATGCTCGGGTTGTCGGTCCGGCCGTACCTCGTCGCCCGGGCCATCGACGATGGGCTACGCGCCGGCGATCACCGGGCGTTGTGGTGGTGGGTGGCCGCGATCGTCGTGGCGGGAATGGTCCTGGCGTACGTGGGCATCATGCGCCATCGCACGATGACGTTCGTCCGGGAGGACGCGTCGGCCCGCTCCGCGGAAGTCCTGCTGCGTCAGCTCTCCCGGATCGGCGCTGTCCTGCCCCGCCGGCTCGCCGCCGGGGAGGTCGCCACCGTCGGCGGCGCCGACATCACGCACACCTCGGCGGTGCTGACGATGACCGGGCCGGGCGTCGGTGCGGTCATCGCGTACGCGTTCGTCGCCTGCGTACTGTGGTCGGTCTCCCCGTTCCTCGCGCTGTTCGTGCTGCTCGGCGTGCCCGCGGTGGTGCTGGTCGTCGGCCCGCTGCTGCGCCGCCTCGAACGGGTCGAGTCGGTCTACCGCCACCAGCAGGGCATCCTCACCACCCGCGCCGCGGACATCGTGGCCGGGCTGCGCGTGCTCGCCGGGGTCGGTGGGCGGGGACTGTTCGCCCGCCGGTACGTGGCCCGTTCGCAGCAGCTGCTGACCGAGGGGTACCGGGTGGGCGCGGTGAACAGCTGGATCGACGCGTTGACGGTCGCCATCCCGGGGCTGTTCCTGGCCGCCGTGGTGTGGCTGGCGGCGCGCATGGCCGCGGCCGGCGACATCACGATCGGGCAGATGGTCGCCGTCTACGGGTACGCGGCGGTCCTCGTCGTGCCGGTCTGGTTCCTGCTCGAAGGCGGCTACCAGGTGATCCGGGGCCGCGTCGCGGCCCGCCGGATCGTCGCGCTGCTCACGCTCACCCCGGACGAGGCCGCCCCGCCGTCGCCGGTCGGCGGCACGACAGCCCGGCCCGCGCCGGACCGCCCCGCCGACCTGCACGATCCCGCCACCGGGCTGACCGTACCCGCCGGGCGGCTGCTCGCCGTCGCCGCCGACGACCCGGCCGAGGCCATTGCGTTGGCCGACCGGCTCGGGCGGTTCGTCGCCAGCGACGTGACCTGGGGCGGCGTGCCGCTGGCCGGGATCGCACTCGACGAGGTCCGGGCGCGCATCCTCGTCGCCGACCACGACTCCTACCTCTTCGCCGGTACCCTGCGCGAGATCCTGCGTACCCGGGCGGGCCTCGGCGACGCCGATCTGAGAGCGGCCCTGCGTACGGCGTCGGCCGAGGACGTGGTCGACGCCCATCCGGACGGGCTGGCCATGCCGGTCAGCGCGCGGGCCCGGACCCTCTCCGGCGGCCAGCGACAGCGCGTCCGGCTGGCCCGGGCCCTGCTCGCCGAGC
This is a stretch of genomic DNA from Micromonospora sp. WMMD1082. It encodes these proteins:
- a CDS encoding ABC transporter ATP-binding protein, with the translated sequence MLRGGLIGTAWMLGLSVRPYLVARAIDDGLRAGDHRALWWWVAAIVVAGMVLAYVGIMRHRTMTFVREDASARSAEVLLRQLSRIGAVLPRRLAAGEVATVGGADITHTSAVLTMTGPGVGAVIAYAFVACVLWSVSPFLALFVLLGVPAVVLVVGPLLRRLERVESVYRHQQGILTTRAADIVAGLRVLAGVGGRGLFARRYVARSQQLLTEGYRVGAVNSWIDALTVAIPGLFLAAVVWLAARMAAAGDITIGQMVAVYGYAAVLVVPVWFLLEGGYQVIRGRVAARRIVALLTLTPDEAAPPSPVGGTTARPAPDRPADLHDPATGLTVPAGRLLAVAADDPAEAIALADRLGRFVASDVTWGGVPLAGIALDEVRARILVADHDSYLFAGTLREILRTRAGLGDADLRAALRTASAEDVVDAHPDGLAMPVSARARTLSGGQRQRVRLARALLAEPDVLILVDPTSAVDAHTEARIAQRLRAARAGRTTIVLTTSPLLLGPADTVAHLYAGRIAAVGTHVDLLEQAPSYRALVSRDSESADVDGSLR
- a CDS encoding class I SAM-dependent methyltransferase, which encodes MKKAGQDPTGTEGAAYTQRLQQLSGARWKRLLDVQAPYRWNLRRLRLGRTLDVGCGLGRNLVNLGEGAVGVDHNPTSVAHARALGLEAYPTEEFFGSAHARPGAFDSLLAAHLLEHMPAAQAREVVGSYLPFVRSGGRAVFITPQERGYHSDASHVRFVGFAEAAEDCRALGLTVLRQYSFPFPRAAGRLFTYNEFVTVARLP